The genomic window CGCAACACGCCCTAGCCCGGTGCTCGGCTGTGTCCGACGGTTCCGTCGGCGAGCGATGTCCGGCGCGTGCTGACTCGTAGGCCTTGGGGCACGGGAGGTGCTTGCGGTACGTCCGGAGGCGGACGGCGCCATGTGCCGGACACGGCCCGGCCGCCCCGGCCGCCCCGGCCGGATGTCCGGTGCGGGCCGTTTTCGGTCCGAGGGGCCGGACGGCGCCCGACGGGGTGCGCGGGCGGCGGCCTCCGGGGGAGACTGCTGGGCATGCGACTTGGGTACAGCGTCGAGACCGTACGGGCCGCCGAGGGCGAGTTGATGGCCCGGTTGCCGGAGGGCGCGCTCATGCAGCGGGCCGCCGCCGGGCTGGCCGCCGCGGCGGCGGGGCTGCTCGGGCGGGTGTACGGGGCCCGGGTCGTGCTGCTCGTCGGGAGCGGGGACAACGGGGGCGACGCGCTCTACGCCGGGGCCCGGCTCGCGCGCCGCGGTGCCGGGGTGAGCGCCGTGCTGCTCGTGCCCGGAAGCGCCCATGCCGCGGGCCTCGCGGCGCTGCTCAAGGCCGGGGGGCGCATCGCCGACGACCCGTACGAGGTGCTGGCCGCCGCGGACCTGGTCCTGGACGGCATCACGGGCATCGGCGGCCACGGCGGGCTGCGCCCCGACGCCGTACCGGTCGCCCGCGCGGCGCACGGCTCCGGCGCGGTGGTGCTCGCCGTCGACCTGCCGAGCGGCATCGAGGCGGACACGGGCGAGGTCGGCGGCGAGGCGGTGCGGGCGGACGCGACCGTGACCTTCGGCGCGTACAAGCCGGGGCTGCTGGTCGACCCGGGACGGGAGTACGCGGGGGCGGTGCGGCTCGTCGACATCGGCCTCGGACCGCACCTGCCGTCCGTGCCCGAGCTGGAGGCGCTGCAACACGCGGACGTGGCACAGCTGTTGCCGGTGCCGGCCGCGGAGAGCGACAAGTACCGGCGCGGGGTGGTGGGTGTGGTCGCGGGCTCCGCCCGCTACCCGGGCGCCGCCGTGCTCGCCGTGGCGGGGGCGCTGCGCGGCGGCGCGGGGGCCGTGCGGTACGTGGGACCGGGCTCCGACGCCGTCATCGCCCGCTTCCCGGAGGCCCTGGTGCACGGCTGGCCCCCCTCGAAGGCGGGCCGGGTCCAGGCGTGGGTGGTCGGGCCGGGGCTCGGCGACAGCCCGGGCGTGGACGAGGTGCTGGAATCGGACGTACCGGTGCTGGTCGACGCGGACGGGCTCCGCGGTCTCGACCCGGCCGCGGTCCGGGCCCGCAGCGCACCGACCCTGCTGACCCCGCACGCGGGGGAGGCGGCCGCGCTGCTCGGCGTGGCACGCGAGGAGGTGGAGGGGGCGCGGCTGGCCTCCGTACGGGCGCTGGCCGCCAAGTACGGCGCGACGGTACTGCTCAAGGGCTCGACGACGCTCGTCGCCGACCCGGATCCCCGCCGGGCGGTCCGGGTGAACCCGACGGGCACCTCCTGGCTCGCCACCGCCGGGAGCGGCGATGTGCTGTCGGGCCTGACCGGTTCGCTGCTCGCGGCGGGCCTGGCGCCGCTCGACGCCGGGTCGGTGGGCGCGTATCTGCACGGTCTGGCGGCCCGTCTGGTCTCGCGCGACGCCCCGGTGTCGGCCCATGACGTGGCGACGGCGCTCCCGCGGGCGTGGCGCGACACGACGACGCCTTGATGGTCGTACGAATCCACGAAGCGCCGCCCGTCACGCGGGTGACCAGGGCCACTCATGGTCGTTGCCGCACAAACTCTGTCACAGTGCTCTGAGAGACTGACAACGATGACTCAGAACGCACCTTTTCGAGCCCGCGCCGAGATCGACCTCGCCGCGCTGCGCGCCAACGTCCGCGCACTGCGCGCGCGGGCGCCCCGCGCCGCCGTCATGGCCGTGGTGAAGTCGGACGCGTACGGACACGGGATGGTGCCCTGTGCGAAGGCCGCGCTCGACGCGGGCGCCGCATGGCTCGGCACGGCGACGCCCGAGGAGGCGCTCGCGCTGCGGGCGGCCGGGATCCGCAGCCGGGTGCTGTGCTGGCTGTGGACGCCCGGCGGGCCCTGGCGCGAGGCGATCGAGGCAGACCTGGACGTGTCGGTGAGCGACATGTGGGCGCTGCGCGAGGCCACCGACGCGGCGCGCGACGCCGGTCGGCGGGCCCGTGTCCAGCTCAAGGCCGACACGGGCCTCGGGCGCGGCGGCTGCCAGCCCGCCGACTGGGCCGGCCTGGTCGCGGCCGCCCGCGCCGCCGAGGAGGCGGGCACGATCCGGGTCACCGGCCTGTGGTCGCACTTCGCCTGCGCCGACGAGCCGGGGCACCCCTCCATCGCCGCCCAGTTGGCGGTCTTCAGGGATCTGGTGGCGTACGCCGAGAAGGAGGGCATCGAGCCCGAGGTCCGGCACATCGCCAACTCCCCGGCGACGCTGACCCTTCCGGAGAGCCACTTCGACCTGGTGCGCACGGGCATCGCCGTGTACGGGATCTCGCCCAGCCCCGAGCTGGGCGGCTCCGCCGACTTCGGTCTGCGGCCGGTCATGACGCTCAAGGCGGCGGTGGCGCTCGTGAAGCACGTCCCCGCGGGCCACGGGGTGAGCTACGGCCACCACTATGTGACGGACCGTGAGACGACCCTGGGACTGGTCCCGGTCGGCTACGCGGACGGCATTCCGCGGCACGCCTCGGGCCGCGGCCCGGTGCTGGTCGGCGGGGCGTGGCGGCGGGTGGCCGGGCGGGTCGCCATGGACCAGTTCGTGGTCGACCTCGGCCCGCACGGCGCCGAGGAGGTCGGAGCGGGGGCCGAGGCCGTGCTGTTCGGCCCCGGCGACCGGGGCGAGCCGTCCGCCGAGGACTGGGCCGAGGCGGCGGACACGATCGCGTACGAGATCGTGACCCGGATCGGGACGCGGGTCCCGCGCGTCTATATCGACGACGAGCAGTGACAGGACCGGCGAGAGCAGTGGGAGCGGCAGGGTGAGCGAGAGCAGCGCGGGGGACGTGGCGGCGGCGGTGACCGACGCCGCCACGGGCAACTGGCGCCGGGCGGGCTTCGCCGGCGCCGCCATAGGGGTGATCGCCGCCGGTGCGGCGGCGGGTGTCGCGATAGAGCGGATGACCGTGGGCCGCGGGATGCGCCGCAAGGCCCGGCTCGCGCTGGACGCCTCCGGTCCGTACGGGTCGCTGCGCGGTGTCCCCGGCCGGGCCACGGCCGACGACGGCACGGCGCTGTACTACGAGATCGACGAGGTCGACCCCGAGGCGGGCGGCGCGGCGCCGCGCAGGCGCCGGCTCTTCGGCCGCAAGGCGCCCGCGCCGGTCACCGTCGTCTTCAGCCACGGCTACTGCCTGAGCCAGGACTCCTGGCACTTCCAGCGGGCCGCGCTGCGCGGCCTGATCCGTACGGTCCACTGGGACCAGCGCAGCCACGGCCGCTCGGGCCGCGGGGCGGCCCAGTCGGGTCCCGAGGGGGTGCCGGTCTCCATCGACCAGCTCGGCCGGGACCTCAAGGCGGTGATCGACGCGGCGGCGCCCGACGGCCCGCTGGTGCTGGTCGGCCATTCGATGGGCGGCATGACGCTGATGGCGCTGGCGGCCGCCTACCCGGAGCTGATCCGGGAGCGGGTGGTCGGCGTCGCCTTCGTCGGTACGTCGGCGGGCCGGCTCGGCGAGGTGAACTACGGCCTTCCGGTGGCGGGGGTGAACGTGGTGCGGCGGGTGCTTCCCGGTGTGCTGAAGGCGCTCGGTTCGCAGGCGGAGCTGGTCGAGCGGGGCCGCAGGGCCACCGCCGATCTGTTCGCGGGCCTGATCAAGCGCTACTCGTTCAGCTCGAAGGACGTCGATCCGGCGGTGGCCCGGTTCGCCGAGCGGATGATCGAGGGGACCCCGATCGACGTGGTCGCCGAGTTCTACCCGGCCTTCCAGGAGCACGACAAGGCGGAGGTGCTGGACGTCTTCCAGGAGGTCCCGGTGCTGGTCCTGGCCGGGGACAAGGACCTGGTCACGCCGAGCTCGCACAGTGAGGCGATCGCCGATCTGCTGCCGGACTCCGAGCTGGTGATCGTGCCGGACGCCGGGCACCTGGTGATGCTGGAGCATCCGGTGGTGGTCACCGATCGGCTGGCGGACCTGCTGGCCCGGGTCGGCGCGATGCCGGCAGCGGCTAACGTTGGCACGTATGGAAGCAGTACCGCAGAGCCCGGCGGCTGAGGCCGTCCCGCAGGCCCTCACTTCTGGGGCAGTCCGTACCACCCTCACCTCCCCGGACCGGATGCAGGAGCTGGGCCGCAGGCTCGCGAAACTGCTGCGGCCGGGTGATCTGGTCATGCTCAGCGGTGAGCTCGGCGCGGGCAAGACGACACTGGCGCGCGGGCTGGGGGAGGGCCTGGGCGTGCGCGGCGCCGTGACGTCGCCGACCTTCGTGATCGCCCGCGTCCACCCCTCGCTGACCGGTGGCCCGGCGCTGGTGCACGTGGACGCCTACCGGCTGGGCGGCGGGCTGGACGAGATGGAGGACCTGGACCTCGATGTCTCGCTGCCCGAGTCGATCGTGGTCGTCGAGTGGGGCGACGGCAAGGTCGAGGACCTCTCCGACGACCGGCTGCACGTGGTGATCCACCGCGTCGTGGGCAACACGGACGACGAGCGGCGCACGGTGACCGTGACGGGCGTGGGCGCGCGGTGGGCCGACGCGGGGCTCGGCGGACTCACGGCCTGACCCAGGGCGTCGGCCGCGCCCCGTGGCGCGCCCTCTGACCTGCCGCGTGTGTGCGTTCCGACAAGACGTCGGGAAAGTGTTGCATCGGCCGCCGCGCACGTGGTCACATGGATACCGACACCAGGTTAGGTGTACCTAACCACGCCTGCCCCCGGAGCGCCAGGAGGCATCCATGTCGGCGTCCGAGCACGAAGACCGGCCGCGGCAGCGGCCACGACCGCTGTCACCGACGGCCTTCTCGATGCGGGATCTGCTGGCGTCGTGCGCCGCGGCGAGCGCCGTCTCGACCCCGCCGCGCGAGCGGGAAGCCGAGCGCGAGCGGGCCGAGGCGCCCGCCGCCACCAGGGAGCAGGAGAAACGGCGCGAGGCGGCGTAGTCCGTTCGGGTGAACCGGTGGCGGCGCCGGGGAGCGTATGTCTGCGCGACGACGGCCGCGGTGCGGCGCCTGCGGTGCGGCCTGCGGTGCGGCGCCTGGAGGACGACGCATCGAGGGCGACGCCTGCGGGACGACGGTGCCTGCGGGGCGACGGTGCCTGCGGGGCGACGGTGCCTGCGGGACGAGGGTGCCTGCGGGGCGACGGTGCCTGCGGGGCGACGGTGCCTGCGGGGCGACGGTGCCTACGGAACGACGACGATCTTGGAGCCGATCGTCGCGAACGCCCACATCGCGTCTCCGTCCGCGCGCTTCATCCGCACGCCGCCCGTCCTGAGCTGCGGATCCGGCTCCGGCATCGAGCCGTCCATGGCGGAGCTGAAGCCGATGTTCACGTTGTCGACGCTCGTGAACCGCACGACGTGCTCGATCCGCACCCCGTCCGACCCCGTGATCCGGCCGCTGCGCGACGTCACCGAGTACGTCCCGGGCCGCGGGTTCACGCTGCTCGGCATGACCCCGAAGGTCCGCGTGGCCTGCCCCGCCTCGTCCACCAGCCAGACCCGCCGGTCGGTCAGCGCGTAGACGACCCGCAGCCCCGTGCCGGAGCCCCGGGGGACGGCCAGCGGCTCCTTGCGCGCCTGGTCGGCCGCGGCACCGCCGGACGGGGCGGCGGGGGCGGTGGGCACGGCGGCCGGCTCCTTGAGGGCCGCGGGTACGTGCGCCGATGCCTGGTAGGCGAGGAAGGCGACCACGGCCAGCGCCACCGCAGTGAGCCCGGCCACCGCCCCCGAGCTGCTTCTTGCCACCGCGGTGCCCCTTTCGTGCGTACCCGACAGGGTATGTGCCTGCCTGGACGGTGACGGTAGCAGCAGGGCGGGGCCCGTACGGGACGCCGGTGCGGGACACCGCGCCCCGCCGTCGTGGCCGTAGGCTGTTTGCGTGCTCCTGCTCGCCGTTGATACCGCCACCCCCGCCGTCACCGTCGCCCTCCACGACGGCACGTCCGTCGTCGCCGAGGCCACGTCGACCGACGCGCGCCGCCACGGGGAGCTGCTGCTGCCCGCCGTCGACCGCGTGCTCGCCGAAGCGGGACTGAAACTCGGTGCCGTCACGGACCTCGTGGTCGGCGCCGGCCCGGGTCCGTACACCGGGCTCCGCGTCGGCCTGGTGACCGCCTCGACGTTCGGCTCGGCGCTCGGGATCCCGGTCCACGGCCTGTGCACCCTCGACGGGCTCGCGTACGCCTCCGGGCTCGAAGGGCCCTTCGTGGTGGCGACGGACGCGCGCCGCAAGGAGGTCTACTGGGCGCGGTACGACGGCTTCCGCACACGCGTGAGCGAGCCGGCCGTGGACCGGCCGGCCGAGATCGCCGATCAGGTCGCGGGGCTGCCGGCCGTCGGCGCGGGCGCGCTGCTCTACCCGGAGACCTTCCCCGACGCCCGCGGCCCGGAGCACCAGTCGGCCGCCGCCCTCGCCTCGCTCGCCGCCGAGAAGCTGGCCGCCGGCGAGGAACTGCTGCCGCCCCGACCGCTCTACCTGCGCCGCCCGGACGCCCAGGTGCCGAAGAACTACAAGGTGGTCACGCCGACATGACCGCCGGTACGACCACCGCGGTGCTGCGCGAGATGCGCTGGTGGGACCTCGGCCCCGTGCTGGACCTCGAACACGAGCTGTTCCCGGAGGACGCCTGGTCCCCGGGCATGTTCTGGTCCGAGCTGGCGCACGCGCGCGGCCCGAAGGCGACCCGCCGCTACGTGGTGGCCGAGACTTCGGACCAAGGCGGCTCCGCCGCGGGCGCCGAGGGCCGGATCGTCGGCTACGCGGGCCTCGCGGCCGCGGGCGGCCTCGGCGACGTGCAGACCATCGCCGTCGCCCGCGACCAGTGGGGCACCGGGCTCGGCGCCCGGCTGCTGACCGACCTGCTCCAGCACGCCACCGCATTCGAGTGCGACGAGGTGCTCCTCGAAGTACGGGTGGACAACACCCGCGCGCAGAAGCTGTACGAGCGCTTCGGCTTCGAGCCCATCGGCTTCCGCCGCGGCTACTACCAGCCGGGCAACGTCGACGCCCTCGTCATGCGCCTGCACGTACACGACGTACAAGGAACCGATAACCATGGCTGACGAACCTCTCGTCCTCGGCATCGAGACGTCCTGCGACGAGACGGGCGTCGGCATCGTCCGCGGCACCACGCTGCTCGCCGATGCCATCGCCTCCAGCGTCGACGAGCACGCGCGCTTCGGCGGGGTCGTGCCGGAGGTGGCGTCCCGGGCCCACCTGGAGGCGATGGTCCCGACGATCGAGCGCGCCCTGAAGGACGCCGGGGTGAGCGCCCGCGACCTCGACGGCATCGCGGTGACCGCGGGCCCCGGCCTCGCCGGCGCGCTGCTGGTGGGCGTCTCGGCGGCGAAGGCGTACGCGTACGCGCTGGACAAGCCGCTGTACGGGGTGAACCACCTCGCCTCGCACATCTGCGTGGACCAGCTGGAGCACGGTCCGCTGCCCGAGCCGACGATGGCGCTGCTGGTCTCCGGCGGACACTCGTCGCTGCTGCTCGCGCCGGACATCACGAGCGACGTACGGCCCATGGGCGCGACCATCGACGACGCGGCGGGCGAGGCTTTCGACAAGATCGCGCGCGTCCTGAACCTCGGCTTCCCCGGCGGCCCGGTCATCGACCGGCTGGCGAAGGAGGGCGACCCGTCGGCGATCGCGTTCCCGCGCGGGCTGAGCGGCCCGCGCGACCCGGCGTACGACTTCTCCTTCTCCGGGCTCAAGACGGCCGTGGCGCGCTGGATCGAGGCGAAGCGGGCGGCCGGCGAGGAGGTGCCCGTACGGGACGTGGCGGCCTCCTTCCAGGAGGCCGTGGTCGACGTGCTGACCCGCAAGGCCGTGCGGGCCTGCAAGGACGAGGGCGTCGACCACCTGATGATCGGCGGCGGTGTCGCGGCGAACTCGCGGCTGCGCACGCTGGCGGAGGAGCGCTGCGAGCGGGCCGGGATCCGGCTGCGGGTGCCGCGGCCGAAGCTGTGCACGGACAACGGCGCGATGGTCGCGGCGCTCGGCGCCGAGATGGTGGCGCGGAACCGGCCGGCGTCCGACTGGGAGCTGTCGGCCGACTCGTCGCTGCCGGTGACGGACCCGCACGTGCCGGGCGCGCACCACCACGGCCACGACCATGTGCACGACCACGACCATGTGCACGAGGTCAGCAAGGACAACCTCTACTCATGACCGTCGTCACGCTGATGTGGGAGGCGCGGGCGGCCGAGGGGCGCGGCGCGGAGCTGCTGGAGTGGGCGCGGACGCGGGAGCTGCCCCGCAGGCCCTTGCGGAGGGAGACCTTCCGGGCGCCGGGCGAGCGGGTGCTGGTGCTGACCTGGTGGGAGGCCCCGGGGCCCGACACCGAGCAGCCGGAGCGCCCGGAGCACCCGGAGCAGCCGGAGCACTCGGAGCAGCCGGGACAGGCAGCTCCGCAGCCCGAGCTGCCCGAGCTGCCGGAACCGGCCGCGGAGCTGATCATGCGGCCCGTGCACCGCTGGCGTTTCGAGTCGCTCGACTTCACCGCAGGACAGCCCGACGGGCCGTCCTGAGAAAAATTCCGGCGGCCGTGTCGATCGGTGTCCCTCCCGTTCGACGTAGAGGGTGAGAGGCGGGGAACAGCCCCGCCGACCGACCCGAGGAGCCACCATGCCCCGCTATCTGTCGATGATCCGTCTCGACGAGTCCGCGCTGCCCGCCGAGGGCCCCAGCCCGGAGCTCATGGAGCGGATGGGGAAGCTGCTGGAGGAGATGACCAAGGCCGGCGTCATGCTGGACAACGCCGGCCTCCACCCCACCTCCGAGGGCAAGCGCGTCACCTGGTCCGGAGGGAAGTTCTCCGTCACCGACGGCCCGTTCACCGAGGCGAAGGAGATCGTCGGCGGCTACGCGATCGTCCAGGCCAAGGACATGGCCGAGGCGGTCGAGTGGACCAAGCGCTTCCTGGAGATCCACGAGGAGCACTGGAACATCACCTGCGAGGTCCGCGAGATCGCCGCGGGCTGACCCCCACCCCGCGTCCGACGCCTGTTTGCCGCCGCGTCCCACGGGTGCTCTGATGGGTGTCCGTGAGCGACGCACACAACGCCGCCGACTCCGCCGACTCCGCCGCCGGGACGGTCGCGACCGTCTTCCGGATCGAGTCCGCACGGATCATCGCCGCCGTGGCCCGCATCGTCCGGGACATCGGCATCGCCGAGGAACTGGCGCAGGACGCTCTGGTCGCCGCGCTGGAGC from Streptomyces sp. FIT100 includes these protein-coding regions:
- a CDS encoding NAD(P)H-hydrate dehydratase; the protein is MRLGYSVETVRAAEGELMARLPEGALMQRAAAGLAAAAAGLLGRVYGARVVLLVGSGDNGGDALYAGARLARRGAGVSAVLLVPGSAHAAGLAALLKAGGRIADDPYEVLAAADLVLDGITGIGGHGGLRPDAVPVARAAHGSGAVVLAVDLPSGIEADTGEVGGEAVRADATVTFGAYKPGLLVDPGREYAGAVRLVDIGLGPHLPSVPELEALQHADVAQLLPVPAAESDKYRRGVVGVVAGSARYPGAAVLAVAGALRGGAGAVRYVGPGSDAVIARFPEALVHGWPPSKAGRVQAWVVGPGLGDSPGVDEVLESDVPVLVDADGLRGLDPAAVRARSAPTLLTPHAGEAAALLGVAREEVEGARLASVRALAAKYGATVLLKGSTTLVADPDPRRAVRVNPTGTSWLATAGSGDVLSGLTGSLLAAGLAPLDAGSVGAYLHGLAARLVSRDAPVSAHDVATALPRAWRDTTTP
- the alr gene encoding alanine racemase, which translates into the protein MTQNAPFRARAEIDLAALRANVRALRARAPRAAVMAVVKSDAYGHGMVPCAKAALDAGAAWLGTATPEEALALRAAGIRSRVLCWLWTPGGPWREAIEADLDVSVSDMWALREATDAARDAGRRARVQLKADTGLGRGGCQPADWAGLVAAARAAEEAGTIRVTGLWSHFACADEPGHPSIAAQLAVFRDLVAYAEKEGIEPEVRHIANSPATLTLPESHFDLVRTGIAVYGISPSPELGGSADFGLRPVMTLKAAVALVKHVPAGHGVSYGHHYVTDRETTLGLVPVGYADGIPRHASGRGPVLVGGAWRRVAGRVAMDQFVVDLGPHGAEEVGAGAEAVLFGPGDRGEPSAEDWAEAADTIAYEIVTRIGTRVPRVYIDDEQ
- a CDS encoding alpha/beta fold hydrolase, whose product is MSESSAGDVAAAVTDAATGNWRRAGFAGAAIGVIAAGAAAGVAIERMTVGRGMRRKARLALDASGPYGSLRGVPGRATADDGTALYYEIDEVDPEAGGAAPRRRRLFGRKAPAPVTVVFSHGYCLSQDSWHFQRAALRGLIRTVHWDQRSHGRSGRGAAQSGPEGVPVSIDQLGRDLKAVIDAAAPDGPLVLVGHSMGGMTLMALAAAYPELIRERVVGVAFVGTSAGRLGEVNYGLPVAGVNVVRRVLPGVLKALGSQAELVERGRRATADLFAGLIKRYSFSSKDVDPAVARFAERMIEGTPIDVVAEFYPAFQEHDKAEVLDVFQEVPVLVLAGDKDLVTPSSHSEAIADLLPDSELVIVPDAGHLVMLEHPVVVTDRLADLLARVGAMPAAANVGTYGSSTAEPGG
- the tsaE gene encoding tRNA (adenosine(37)-N6)-threonylcarbamoyltransferase complex ATPase subunit type 1 TsaE; amino-acid sequence: MEAVPQSPAAEAVPQALTSGAVRTTLTSPDRMQELGRRLAKLLRPGDLVMLSGELGAGKTTLARGLGEGLGVRGAVTSPTFVIARVHPSLTGGPALVHVDAYRLGGGLDEMEDLDLDVSLPESIVVVEWGDGKVEDLSDDRLHVVIHRVVGNTDDERRTVTVTGVGARWADAGLGGLTA
- the tsaB gene encoding tRNA (adenosine(37)-N6)-threonylcarbamoyltransferase complex dimerization subunit type 1 TsaB, yielding MLLLAVDTATPAVTVALHDGTSVVAEATSTDARRHGELLLPAVDRVLAEAGLKLGAVTDLVVGAGPGPYTGLRVGLVTASTFGSALGIPVHGLCTLDGLAYASGLEGPFVVATDARRKEVYWARYDGFRTRVSEPAVDRPAEIADQVAGLPAVGAGALLYPETFPDARGPEHQSAAALASLAAEKLAAGEELLPPRPLYLRRPDAQVPKNYKVVTPT
- the rimI gene encoding ribosomal protein S18-alanine N-acetyltransferase, producing the protein MTAGTTTAVLREMRWWDLGPVLDLEHELFPEDAWSPGMFWSELAHARGPKATRRYVVAETSDQGGSAAGAEGRIVGYAGLAAAGGLGDVQTIAVARDQWGTGLGARLLTDLLQHATAFECDEVLLEVRVDNTRAQKLYERFGFEPIGFRRGYYQPGNVDALVMRLHVHDVQGTDNHG
- the tsaD gene encoding tRNA (adenosine(37)-N6)-threonylcarbamoyltransferase complex transferase subunit TsaD; its protein translation is MADEPLVLGIETSCDETGVGIVRGTTLLADAIASSVDEHARFGGVVPEVASRAHLEAMVPTIERALKDAGVSARDLDGIAVTAGPGLAGALLVGVSAAKAYAYALDKPLYGVNHLASHICVDQLEHGPLPEPTMALLVSGGHSSLLLAPDITSDVRPMGATIDDAAGEAFDKIARVLNLGFPGGPVIDRLAKEGDPSAIAFPRGLSGPRDPAYDFSFSGLKTAVARWIEAKRAAGEEVPVRDVAASFQEAVVDVLTRKAVRACKDEGVDHLMIGGGVAANSRLRTLAEERCERAGIRLRVPRPKLCTDNGAMVAALGAEMVARNRPASDWELSADSSLPVTDPHVPGAHHHGHDHVHDHDHVHEVSKDNLYS
- a CDS encoding YciI family protein; this encodes MPRYLSMIRLDESALPAEGPSPELMERMGKLLEEMTKAGVMLDNAGLHPTSEGKRVTWSGGKFSVTDGPFTEAKEIVGGYAIVQAKDMAEAVEWTKRFLEIHEEHWNITCEVREIAAG